A window of the Mesotoga prima MesG1.Ag.4.2 genome harbors these coding sequences:
- a CDS encoding DUF4911 domain-containing protein, with product MGEILEYDLFVKIRPEDIHVLCYIAEAEDNLMNIRHVTDEGLLKIIVPADLLEEVKSFLQSIKNRIELEVVEIRANPGHT from the coding sequence ATGGGTGAGATATTGGAATATGATCTCTTCGTAAAAATCAGGCCAGAGGACATTCATGTGCTTTGTTATATTGCCGAGGCAGAAGACAATCTGATGAACATCAGGCATGTTACTGACGAAGGACTACTTAAGATAATCGTCCCCGCCGATCTGCTGGAGGAAGTCAAGAGTTTTCTTCAAAGCATTAAGAACCGTATTGAACTGGAAGTGGTGGAGATTCGTGCGAATCCTGGACATACTTGA
- the queA gene encoding tRNA preQ1(34) S-adenosylmethionine ribosyltransferase-isomerase QueA, translating into MKVSDYDFELPEELIAQKPAIPRDSSRLLVIDRETYSFEHRVFAEIEDFLHPGDVLVLNNSRVIPARLLGKKETGAKVEAVLTEKLGGGLWKAIVRPGSKIKPGNVLLFNKISCKVIEHCDDSSRILDFGSVTDEDVKKAGLLAIPPYVKYYPDNPESYQTVYSRPEGSVAAPTAGLHFTDTLLERLRKKDVDVQFITLHVGIGTFRPVKSETVDGHKMHNEFFSVSSEVAERLERARTEKRRIVAVGTTTVRTLESIVARHGCIVGDSGHTDIFIYPPYTFKATDSLITNFHLPRSTLLMLVSAFAGRELILSAYREAILKRYRFFSFGDACLIL; encoded by the coding sequence ATGAAAGTCTCAGACTATGATTTTGAGCTTCCGGAAGAACTGATAGCTCAGAAACCAGCCATTCCAAGAGACAGTTCCCGGCTATTGGTTATCGATAGGGAGACATACTCATTCGAGCATAGAGTATTCGCAGAAATCGAGGATTTTCTTCATCCGGGAGATGTTCTTGTCTTAAACAACAGTCGTGTTATTCCGGCAAGACTCCTCGGCAAAAAGGAAACAGGGGCCAAAGTGGAGGCCGTCCTTACGGAAAAGCTTGGCGGGGGCCTCTGGAAAGCCATAGTTAGGCCCGGGTCAAAAATCAAACCTGGAAACGTGCTCTTGTTCAATAAAATTTCCTGCAAAGTAATAGAACACTGCGATGATTCAAGCAGGATACTAGATTTTGGTAGCGTAACAGATGAAGACGTAAAAAAAGCAGGCCTCTTAGCAATTCCACCTTACGTCAAATACTACCCAGACAATCCAGAGTCGTACCAGACGGTCTATTCTCGGCCGGAAGGCTCCGTAGCTGCCCCCACTGCGGGATTGCACTTTACGGATACTCTTTTGGAAAGACTTAGGAAGAAAGACGTCGATGTTCAATTCATTACTCTTCATGTCGGAATTGGCACATTCAGACCCGTCAAATCAGAAACAGTAGACGGCCACAAGATGCACAATGAATTCTTCTCCGTTTCTTCGGAGGTTGCAGAGAGATTGGAGCGAGCCAGAACCGAAAAGAGAAGAATAGTAGCGGTTGGAACTACTACCGTGCGAACCTTGGAGAGTATAGTTGCTCGCCACGGCTGCATCGTAGGTGATAGCGGTCATACGGATATTTTTATCTATCCTCCTTATACATTCAAAGCGACCGACTCTCTCATAACTAACTTTCACTTACCGAGATCTACCCTTCTTATGCTCGTTTCTGCATTCGCCGGGAGGGAACTGATTCTCTCTGCCTACAGAGAAGCCATTTTAAAGAGATACAGGTTCTTCTCGTTCGGTGATGCCTGTCTGATACTATAG
- a CDS encoding GTPase encodes MKCGGCGAELQHDDPAGLGYISRSVMESRLQSGKQVLCRRCFLIKHYGSLSEDDRVVHSIDNLKEYLDLAQDVIYVIDISDFDGTCRRDILRLLKEHTVHYILNKIDLLPREVKIDEIRDWAASMLKVPKETVRPVSVLKNHGLKSLFSYLKSASEEFVSVGVTNVGKSSILNGLIQSEELTVSRFPGTTVKVASKKVGGSAFTVYDTPGIFTKDRITDLLSVEDQSRFLPRKKLNKSTIQFHDVRTVFLGGFVRLDVKNESDPVGIFHVFVPESVTVHETNSDTGNEEWDRWYGGILKPPFSESIRSNYKWKSERFRLITGQELHIFGMGWINVAKGPLTIAVTTPEGVATKVRKGLIGAKKFKKQK; translated from the coding sequence ATGAAGTGTGGTGGTTGCGGTGCTGAGCTCCAGCATGATGACCCAGCCGGTTTAGGTTACATATCCAGATCGGTCATGGAATCCAGGCTTCAGTCGGGGAAACAAGTACTGTGTCGTAGATGTTTTTTGATCAAACACTATGGTTCTCTTTCTGAAGACGATAGAGTCGTTCATTCAATCGACAACCTAAAAGAATACCTCGATCTTGCGCAAGATGTTATCTACGTCATTGATATTTCAGATTTCGACGGGACCTGTAGAAGAGATATCTTGAGACTCCTGAAGGAGCACACCGTTCACTACATACTGAACAAGATAGATCTTCTGCCTAGGGAGGTTAAAATCGACGAGATAAGAGACTGGGCGGCCAGTATGCTTAAAGTACCTAAGGAAACCGTTAGACCCGTTTCTGTGCTGAAAAATCATGGTCTTAAATCACTCTTCTCTTATTTGAAATCGGCTTCCGAGGAGTTTGTCTCCGTAGGAGTGACAAATGTTGGGAAATCCTCTATTCTTAATGGTCTTATACAGTCTGAAGAACTTACAGTGAGCCGATTCCCTGGAACGACTGTGAAGGTAGCTTCTAAGAAAGTCGGCGGCTCCGCATTCACCGTTTATGACACGCCCGGAATCTTCACAAAGGACAGGATAACAGACCTTCTGAGTGTAGAAGATCAAAGCAGATTCCTTCCACGCAAGAAGCTTAACAAATCGACGATTCAGTTTCACGATGTTCGTACAGTTTTTCTTGGTGGATTTGTTAGGTTAGATGTAAAAAATGAGAGCGATCCGGTCGGGATATTCCATGTCTTTGTTCCTGAAAGTGTAACAGTGCACGAGACTAATTCCGATACGGGAAACGAAGAGTGGGACAGATGGTATGGAGGAATCTTGAAACCTCCTTTTTCGGAGTCGATTCGAAGCAATTACAAATGGAAAAGCGAAAGATTCAGACTTATAACCGGTCAAGAGCTTCATATATTCGGAATGGGATGGATAAATGTGGCAAAAGGTCCTCTGACGATCGCTGTAACTACCCCAGAGGGTGTTGCCACAAAAGTAAGAAAGGGACTTATTGGCGCGAAAAAATTCAAGAAGCAGAAATAA
- a CDS encoding PhoH family protein yields the protein MIKDFILDTNVLVHDPYCFDNFEDNNLIIPFPVLEEIDKLKKNSGSVGQNARKVNRFLDSLRSKGRLTEGVRLESGGTLRIAVFNEFKSQLPPFAASGYKDNAILLYMKELELVDKLPVILVSKDINMRVKADIMGMKAEDYLHDKVEIDDKLSGVHTFDDSALRDKFIDRDELSVDELSDSVGANEFVDFGKGIFGRVTPDGEMIVPLEVTMDTSNWGIKPRNYEQMMAMELLLDDRVRVVFIPGIAGTGKTLISLACGLRKVVDEKKYERLLVARPIIPMGQDIGYLPGSMEEKIDPWMTPIYDNLYLLFSNRHMDMDSFLKKREQLEVEVLSYIRGRSIPNQYFIIDEAQNLSPHEIKTIITRVGENTKIVVIGDPYQIDNSYLDAYSNGLTYAASRFRDKELAGHITLMKGERSELASLAADLL from the coding sequence TTGATAAAAGACTTTATACTCGATACCAATGTTCTTGTTCATGATCCATACTGTTTTGACAATTTTGAGGACAACAATCTAATCATTCCATTTCCCGTTCTTGAAGAGATAGACAAGCTGAAAAAAAACTCGGGATCTGTTGGCCAGAATGCTAGAAAAGTCAACAGGTTTCTCGATTCGTTGAGATCTAAGGGCAGACTGACCGAGGGTGTTAGGCTGGAGTCGGGCGGCACGCTGAGAATAGCAGTCTTCAATGAATTCAAGAGCCAGCTTCCGCCTTTTGCAGCAAGCGGGTACAAGGATAACGCTATCCTTCTATATATGAAAGAACTTGAACTCGTAGATAAACTTCCTGTGATACTTGTCAGTAAGGATATCAACATGCGAGTCAAAGCCGACATAATGGGGATGAAGGCTGAAGACTACCTTCACGATAAAGTTGAAATCGACGACAAGCTCTCAGGAGTTCACACGTTTGACGACTCAGCCCTTAGAGACAAGTTCATAGATAGGGACGAGCTTTCGGTGGATGAACTCTCCGATTCCGTTGGGGCAAATGAATTTGTTGACTTCGGAAAGGGAATATTCGGAAGGGTAACTCCCGACGGCGAAATGATAGTTCCTCTTGAAGTCACAATGGATACAAGCAACTGGGGGATAAAGCCCAGAAATTACGAACAGATGATGGCCATGGAACTGCTTTTGGACGATAGGGTGAGGGTCGTCTTTATACCAGGAATTGCCGGAACTGGTAAGACGCTGATTTCGCTTGCTTGTGGTCTGAGGAAGGTTGTAGATGAAAAGAAGTATGAGAGATTGCTTGTTGCAAGGCCTATTATCCCGATGGGACAGGATATAGGTTATCTTCCTGGCTCGATGGAGGAGAAGATAGATCCATGGATGACTCCAATTTACGACAATCTCTATTTGTTGTTCAGCAATCGCCATATGGACATGGACTCATTCTTGAAGAAGAGAGAACAATTGGAAGTTGAGGTCCTAAGTTATATTAGGGGGAGGTCAATACCTAACCAGTACTTCATAATTGATGAGGCTCAGAACCTTTCTCCGCATGAAATCAAGACGATTATAACGAGGGTGGGGGAGAATACCAAGATCGTCGTTATCGGTGATCCCTACCAGATAGATAATTCCTATCTCGATGCTTACAGCAATGGCTTGACATATGCGGCGTCAAGATTTAGGGACAAAGAACTCGCAGGCCACATCACTCTGATGAAAGGTGAGCGATCAGAACTTGCAAGTCTGGCCGCAGATTTGCTATGA
- the rpmE gene encoding 50S ribosomal protein L31: MKKEMHPEMKLVTVKCTCGAEHKFYSTKENIKIDLCSSCHPFFRGDASSMILDTEGRVQKFRNKYGDNY, encoded by the coding sequence ATGAAAAAAGAAATGCACCCTGAGATGAAGCTAGTGACTGTAAAGTGTACGTGTGGCGCGGAGCACAAGTTTTATTCAACAAAGGAAAATATCAAGATCGACCTTTGCTCGAGCTGCCATCCCTTCTTCCGCGGAGATGCGTCTTCTATGATTCTCGACACTGAGGGAAGAGTACAGAAGTTCAGAAACAAATACGGAGACAATTACTGA
- a CDS encoding YqeG family HAD IIIA-type phosphatase codes for MRILDILDNAVPNEKAENVREIDYERLRKLGYSTILFDYDNTIAVWREPFDMRNKPVIDSLISSGMKVGVVTNGPQSRVKNLKDLFGEDLKVYHSMRKPGTKELRKVLSEMKSRPEKTVIIGDLFFTDIIAGNRMGMYSILVSPLVDISHKWYKRLLGKVTIAAYLVFFFTVGWIFRTGRLATPHLFATTVMDIDFDSLKDSGYRLIIFDFDNTLEKWGATSVSKEKRLLISRVERLGLEVVLISNGKSNRLGKIERELGKTKVISRARKPFTFKAKRVLKDFGIPPYKTVIVGDQLFTDIIMGNLLGAYTVKVEPISDREFFWTKLVRRVESLILSKMRKHPEVEALDR; via the coding sequence GTGCGAATCCTGGACATACTTGATAACGCAGTACCGAACGAAAAGGCAGAAAACGTAAGAGAGATAGACTACGAGAGGCTCCGAAAACTCGGTTACAGTACGATTCTCTTCGATTATGACAACACAATTGCTGTATGGAGAGAACCTTTCGACATGAGGAACAAGCCCGTTATAGATAGCTTGATTTCATCTGGAATGAAGGTTGGAGTCGTTACTAACGGACCACAGTCGAGAGTCAAGAACCTGAAGGATCTCTTCGGAGAAGACCTGAAAGTGTATCACTCGATGAGGAAACCCGGGACAAAGGAGCTGAGGAAAGTTCTCAGCGAGATGAAATCGAGACCCGAAAAGACAGTAATAATTGGCGATCTTTTCTTCACGGATATAATTGCGGGAAATAGAATGGGTATGTACTCAATTCTGGTATCCCCTTTGGTGGATATCAGCCATAAATGGTATAAGAGACTTCTGGGGAAGGTCACAATTGCGGCCTATCTCGTTTTTTTCTTCACTGTTGGTTGGATATTCAGAACCGGAAGACTAGCAACGCCCCACCTTTTCGCAACGACCGTTATGGATATTGATTTTGATTCACTTAAAGATTCTGGTTATAGACTGATAATATTCGATTTTGACAACACCCTCGAAAAGTGGGGAGCTACCAGCGTTTCGAAGGAGAAACGATTGCTGATAAGCAGAGTAGAGCGGCTTGGCCTTGAAGTGGTTTTGATTTCAAACGGGAAATCAAATAGACTTGGAAAAATCGAAAGAGAACTTGGTAAGACAAAGGTTATTAGTCGGGCAAGAAAACCTTTTACATTCAAAGCAAAACGTGTATTGAAAGATTTCGGTATACCTCCATACAAGACGGTAATTGTTGGTGATCAGCTATTCACAGATATCATCATGGGGAACTTATTGGGTGCTTATACGGTTAAGGTAGAACCGATTTCCGACAGGGAGTTCTTCTGGACGAAGCTTGTGAGAAGAGTAGAGAGTCTCATATTGAGCAAGATGAGGAAGCATCCCGAAGTGGAGGCGTTGGATAGATGA
- a CDS encoding S1 RNA-binding domain-containing protein, protein MSVKVGTVVEGSVTSVKKFGAYVNLEGGEEGFIHISKVAREYVKNIEDYLKVGQKVEAKVLGTTKDGKWELSIKDLKGKGSEEAPTSQDFEKKLAKFMRDSGEKISAYKRRLDKKRGIRKRP, encoded by the coding sequence GTGAGTGTGAAAGTGGGTACCGTTGTTGAGGGAAGTGTGACTTCTGTTAAGAAATTTGGAGCGTACGTAAATCTTGAAGGCGGAGAAGAGGGTTTCATCCACATTTCAAAAGTCGCAAGGGAGTACGTGAAGAACATTGAAGACTATCTCAAAGTTGGTCAGAAAGTGGAAGCAAAGGTTCTCGGAACTACGAAAGACGGAAAGTGGGAGCTGTCTATAAAGGATTTGAAAGGCAAAGGTTCAGAAGAGGCGCCTACAAGCCAGGATTTCGAGAAGAAACTAGCCAAGTTCATGAGAGATAGCGGCGAGAAGATTTCTGCCTATAAGAGAAGACTCGACAAGAAAAGAGGTATCCGTAAAAGACCATAA
- a CDS encoding ribonuclease yields the protein MTDDILNFVKEAASSQGFYAFYSNRKERVESLNRALKRSPVSSTTIAKIQRRISGLAHLSYEEIEFSIDILRERDRAPEDRVEYASTLSKASVSDMGHLLFFVDPRNNPPVTGPVKERIQSIDDYKEWQSLTRSVGEHGIQDFVMLEAALLFEREENNRSSNLSERLIRAVYTDISEIKTLRNAVASLSKSEKRLLSNLRFTHPYVKTAIMSNHSRPVVIDGSNVVFSMTDHADLKRIDDLFLRMALCRIALFPYRIVFDANIRYTIGGFQQESLNRLLSLPQVETYSPADDRLIFLAREGGSAVITYDRFLDHAAEDITIIRPEEIDESLRL from the coding sequence ATGACTGACGATATATTGAACTTTGTGAAAGAGGCCGCTTCTTCCCAAGGATTTTACGCCTTTTATAGTAACAGAAAGGAGCGTGTCGAGAGTTTAAATAGGGCTCTAAAGAGAAGCCCTGTAAGTAGTACAACGATTGCAAAAATCCAAAGGAGAATAAGCGGATTGGCCCATCTCTCTTATGAAGAGATCGAATTTTCGATCGACATACTCCGCGAAAGAGACAGGGCACCCGAAGATAGGGTTGAATATGCTTCTACACTGTCCAAAGCATCAGTCTCAGATATGGGGCACCTGCTTTTTTTTGTGGATCCGAGAAACAATCCTCCAGTTACTGGCCCGGTAAAAGAGAGAATTCAATCGATCGATGATTACAAAGAATGGCAATCCCTAACTCGCTCAGTTGGTGAGCATGGGATTCAGGATTTCGTTATGCTCGAAGCTGCTTTGCTTTTCGAAAGGGAGGAGAATAATAGAAGCTCCAATCTCTCTGAAAGACTAATAAGAGCTGTTTACACAGATATCTCAGAAATAAAGACCCTTAGAAATGCTGTAGCTTCTCTTTCGAAATCCGAAAAAAGGCTGCTCAGCAATCTCAGGTTCACACATCCCTACGTTAAGACGGCCATTATGTCGAATCATTCTAGACCTGTCGTTATTGACGGCAGCAATGTTGTTTTTTCGATGACCGATCATGCCGATCTAAAAAGAATCGATGATCTCTTCCTAAGAATGGCTCTTTGCAGGATTGCTTTGTTCCCTTATAGGATAGTGTTTGATGCAAACATCAGATATACTATCGGCGGCTTTCAGCAGGAGAGTCTCAATAGGCTTCTGTCACTTCCTCAAGTCGAGACATACTCTCCTGCCGATGATCGGCTAATCTTTTTGGCGAGAGAGGGCGGTTCGGCAGTGATAACCTACGACAGGTTCCTGGACCATGCTGCTGAAGATATTACGATTATCAGACCGGAGGAAATCGATGAAAGTCTCAGACTATGA
- the glgP gene encoding alpha-glucan family phosphorylase: MYFLERVMAVPRLPEKLRRLEELSKNLWWSWNYRAQQMFKYMDPEMWYQERRSPIRLLRRISQTRLYELSEDKPFIEMYESVVGEFDEYMGGKDTWMDREHPDRKEQCIAYFCAEYGFHESFPIYSGGLGILAGDHLKTASDMGLNFVAVGLLYRNGYFEQRIDESGWQQNIYHSYEFEDFPVVPAQDDSGDEIFVNIDFPGRKVWAKIWKTAVGRTSLYLLDTDIPQNEPEDRNITATLYGGDRETRIKQEILLGIGGVRALRMLNYSPNVWHMNEGHAAFLSLERIRELVQKNSIDLSTASMIVKSGNVFTTHTPVPAGNDTFSLEIIDKYFRDFWSTIRAERDEFINLGIERLPGGGQQYSMTVLALRLSALANGVSKLHGRVSRNLWNHIYPDLPAVEVPISHVTNGVHIWTWLNPDLVKLLDRYLPVGWHEKVYDPEIWEAVDKIPEEEIWKLHMSLKSRARNFLQGRLKRQRMRLGETIEDLMEVEEALPEDVLTIGFARRFATYKRATLIFKDINRLKSIITNSERPVQFVFAGKAHPADDPGKELIRKLYEISRTPEFKSRIIIVENYDMNIARHLVSGVDVWLNTPRRPHEASGTSGEKAGMNGVLNFSVLDGWWVEGFNGVNGWAIGDNRDYKDHELQDRIDSVSIYSSLEKEIIPLYYSRDEKGVAKEWAKRMKNSIKEIGSKFNTHRMIADYAEDLYFPVADLSKEVEKDDFKLAKSVAIWKDKFSSSWNAIRIKPNMIGETSAKSVKVGQEISVSANIYLGTMDPSEVQVEIFVAKMNDEGEMDGFSLYPMKLVKEDVHGEYVYGGKFTVAEEGQLAYTVRVIPNPERLPHRYFIPVAKWIT, encoded by the coding sequence ATGTACTTCCTCGAAAGAGTGATGGCAGTACCACGATTACCGGAGAAGCTAAGAAGACTTGAAGAACTTTCAAAGAACCTTTGGTGGAGTTGGAACTACCGCGCTCAACAGATGTTCAAATACATGGATCCAGAAATGTGGTATCAGGAAAGAAGGAGTCCCATAAGGCTTCTTCGAAGGATAAGTCAAACCAGACTTTATGAGCTTTCCGAAGACAAACCATTTATTGAGATGTATGAAAGTGTTGTAGGAGAGTTTGATGAATATATGGGTGGGAAAGATACCTGGATGGATAGAGAACATCCGGACAGAAAGGAACAATGTATCGCGTATTTCTGTGCCGAATATGGCTTCCATGAATCTTTCCCGATCTACTCCGGGGGTCTTGGGATTCTTGCTGGAGATCACTTGAAGACTGCCAGTGATATGGGACTGAACTTCGTTGCCGTCGGTCTTTTATACAGGAACGGTTATTTCGAACAGAGAATCGACGAGTCGGGCTGGCAACAGAACATATACCACTCTTATGAATTTGAAGACTTCCCCGTAGTTCCCGCACAGGATGACTCGGGAGATGAGATATTTGTTAACATCGACTTTCCAGGCAGGAAAGTCTGGGCGAAAATCTGGAAGACAGCCGTGGGAAGAACATCTCTCTATCTACTTGATACAGACATTCCCCAAAACGAGCCGGAAGACAGAAACATAACTGCTACACTCTATGGCGGTGACCGGGAAACTAGGATAAAACAAGAGATTCTCCTTGGCATCGGCGGAGTGAGGGCTCTCAGAATGCTCAATTATTCGCCGAATGTTTGGCACATGAATGAAGGGCATGCGGCCTTCCTTTCTCTCGAGAGAATCAGAGAGCTGGTTCAGAAGAATTCGATAGATTTATCCACAGCTTCAATGATTGTCAAATCAGGCAACGTCTTTACCACTCACACTCCTGTGCCCGCCGGAAATGACACGTTCAGCCTCGAGATAATCGACAAATACTTCCGCGATTTCTGGAGCACAATAAGAGCCGAGAGAGATGAATTCATAAATCTCGGGATTGAAAGACTTCCGGGCGGAGGCCAGCAATACAGTATGACCGTTCTAGCCCTTAGATTGTCCGCTCTAGCTAATGGAGTCAGCAAACTTCACGGAAGGGTAAGCAGAAACCTTTGGAATCATATCTACCCCGACCTGCCGGCTGTCGAGGTCCCAATATCTCATGTTACAAACGGAGTACATATCTGGACCTGGCTGAACCCAGATCTGGTCAAACTTCTTGACAGATATTTGCCTGTCGGTTGGCACGAAAAAGTGTACGACCCCGAAATCTGGGAGGCAGTGGACAAAATACCCGAAGAGGAGATCTGGAAATTGCATATGTCGCTAAAATCCAGGGCCAGAAACTTTCTCCAAGGTAGGCTCAAGAGGCAAAGAATGAGACTTGGCGAAACCATTGAAGATCTTATGGAAGTCGAAGAAGCTCTTCCCGAGGATGTTCTTACGATTGGATTCGCAAGGAGATTTGCCACATATAAGAGGGCGACGTTAATTTTCAAGGATATCAACAGGCTGAAGTCGATAATAACGAACTCTGAAAGACCGGTTCAGTTTGTCTTTGCCGGGAAGGCTCATCCTGCAGACGACCCTGGAAAGGAACTGATAAGAAAGCTTTATGAAATTTCCAGGACTCCTGAATTCAAAAGTCGAATCATTATAGTCGAAAATTACGACATGAACATAGCTCGACACTTGGTGAGCGGTGTCGATGTATGGCTCAATACACCGAGAAGACCTCATGAAGCTAGTGGAACCAGTGGTGAGAAGGCTGGTATGAATGGAGTTCTGAATTTCAGTGTTCTAGACGGCTGGTGGGTAGAAGGCTTCAACGGAGTAAACGGCTGGGCCATCGGCGACAATAGAGATTACAAGGACCACGAGCTTCAGGATAGAATTGATTCCGTTTCCATTTACAGCTCACTTGAAAAGGAGATAATTCCCCTTTACTACTCTAGAGACGAAAAGGGAGTTGCCAAAGAGTGGGCAAAGAGAATGAAAAACTCTATCAAAGAAATCGGAAGCAAATTCAATACTCACAGGATGATCGCAGACTATGCTGAGGATCTATATTTCCCAGTCGCCGATCTTTCCAAAGAAGTCGAAAAAGATGATTTCAAACTCGCGAAGAGTGTTGCCATCTGGAAAGACAAATTCAGTTCAAGCTGGAATGCCATAAGAATCAAGCCCAATATGATAGGTGAGACTTCTGCAAAGTCCGTTAAGGTAGGACAGGAGATTTCTGTTTCAGCGAACATATATCTCGGTACTATGGATCCTTCTGAGGTTCAGGTCGAGATCTTCGTGGCAAAGATGAATGACGAAGGAGAAATGGACGGGTTTAGTCTTTACCCCATGAAGTTAGTTAAGGAAGATGTTCACGGCGAATATGTCTATGGAGGCAAATTCACCGTAGCTGAAGAAGGGCAGCTTGCATACACTGTTAGAGTAATTCCCAACCCCGAAAGACTACCTCACAGATACTTCATACCTGTTGCAAAATGGATTACGTAG
- the pduL gene encoding phosphate propanoyltransferase, whose protein sequence is MKLKQPAIKTGVSNRHLHLSAADIESLFGKGHELTPVKDLGQPGQFACDEKVILVGPKGAITGVRVLGPARKATQIEVSRTDSFTLGIKPPIKDSGDHTDTPGLTIVGPKGTVVLNSGVMLAKRHIHMTPEDAEIFGVKDKDIVMVYAKGSGTRKVVFDDVLVRVHSSYALEFHVDVDEANAAILNNDDPVYIVEEL, encoded by the coding sequence GTGAAACTCAAGCAACCGGCAATCAAGACAGGCGTTTCAAACCGTCATCTTCATCTTAGTGCAGCAGATATCGAGAGTCTTTTCGGCAAGGGTCATGAGCTTACTCCAGTCAAGGATCTTGGACAACCTGGCCAGTTTGCATGTGATGAAAAAGTGATTCTCGTGGGTCCCAAAGGTGCGATCACAGGAGTAAGAGTTCTTGGACCTGCCAGAAAGGCAACTCAGATAGAGGTATCTAGAACGGATTCCTTTACTCTTGGCATAAAGCCACCAATTAAGGATTCCGGCGACCATACGGATACGCCCGGTCTCACGATTGTCGGTCCTAAAGGAACGGTAGTGCTGAATTCTGGAGTAATGCTGGCTAAGAGGCACATACACATGACGCCTGAGGACGCCGAAATCTTTGGTGTTAAGGACAAGGATATCGTTATGGTGTACGCTAAAGGTTCCGGAACGAGGAAAGTAGTATTCGACGATGTTCTAGTTAGAGTTCATTCCAGTTACGCTCTGGAGTTTCATGTAGATGTAGACGAAGCAAATGCGGCCATTCTCAACAACGACGATCCGGTATACATTGTTGAGGAGCTTTAA
- a CDS encoding DUF72 domain-containing protein, whose translation MIYLGTSGYSFPDWVGTAYPAEISSSQMLRYYHSVWRFNSVELNFTYYRMPTYKTVTGMIRKIPGEMIFAVKAPGRVTHEIWKNGLNELEEISDEFYNALFPMKEEGRLGPLLFQFPWSFKNNKENMSYIKAVAKTFSSDKNLLAFEFRHESWAAEEVFETIDRLGVVPVTVDEPSFGGLFPYLPRSGSRGAYFRFHGRNPDWFNSKGSERYNYDYPKTDLRRFALDVLEFHKHDLPVYVFFNNCYMGRAVHNALLMRDILGGA comes from the coding sequence GTGATTTATCTGGGGACGAGCGGATACTCATTCCCCGACTGGGTGGGTACTGCTTATCCAGCGGAGATAAGCTCTTCTCAGATGCTGAGATACTATCACTCTGTTTGGAGATTCAACTCAGTTGAACTAAATTTTACTTATTATAGAATGCCAACATATAAGACAGTTACTGGAATGATTAGAAAGATACCTGGTGAGATGATCTTTGCAGTAAAAGCGCCGGGAAGAGTGACTCATGAGATATGGAAGAACGGTCTCAACGAGCTAGAAGAGATCTCGGATGAGTTCTATAATGCTCTTTTTCCAATGAAAGAAGAGGGAAGATTGGGCCCGTTGCTTTTTCAGTTTCCCTGGTCCTTCAAGAACAACAAAGAGAATATGTCTTACATTAAAGCAGTCGCAAAGACTTTCAGTTCAGATAAGAATTTGCTCGCTTTCGAATTCAGGCACGAGAGCTGGGCAGCTGAAGAGGTCTTCGAAACCATTGACAGATTGGGTGTGGTACCTGTAACCGTTGACGAACCTTCATTTGGTGGATTGTTTCCATATCTTCCGAGATCAGGTTCCAGGGGTGCTTATTTCAGGTTTCACGGGAGAAATCCCGATTGGTTCAACAGCAAGGGCAGTGAGAGGTACAACTACGATTACCCGAAAACTGATTTGAGACGTTTTGCACTCGATGTGCTAGAATTTCATAAGCATGATCTACCGGTCTATGTATTCTTTAATAATTGCTACATGGGAAGAGCAGTTCACAACGCTCTCCTGATGAGAGACATCTTAGGAGGTGCCTGA